From one Butyricimonas faecihominis genomic stretch:
- a CDS encoding TlpA family protein disulfide reductase, which translates to MIKLSQTVLMFLFVGILVACQPRERVIDYPAFQAKNSASLEISRIVLNDSATIIYADVEQFPGGWARVDSGIYILANGQKYLALNSEGLKLSEKFEMRDTGLLSFKLFFPPLPRGVNSIDVIESRMNLGGWHIWGLNLNPDVEVAAVAVPSDVSARDWKEATTLPPAELKTGKTRVKVRLCGYRDLMDGRDVELFVSDMFSPGKELSKRIDQDHSCTFEFDQYSTMCVHLSNTLFHTMIVLDPGDDVEVYVDLEEATRRASRYQKDRMKAHRLAYVVGESRFIPLNYALQDEYEDGFSMYSFYEDINGMNADEYIAYVMKLYRTEMDRLANDKALPDGVRKYREIGVKGFVMRLVCSGESNLETAYREANHIGWDQREIDFKAPEFTDKHFAVLKDLDVNRLDMLYARDFPYCFDIVGYRIPSLNRLEKILGSQEGFLIDYFKLQGIYDQLENMKPLTKEQLRNLATIDPYYTKAFEQVKRQIDAKVAESKVKAEKRIREVPSVSDKKLFDAIMARYKGKVVMVDLWATWCGPCRGAIAAFEPRKNKFKDKDVVFVYITNESSPESKWLEMVAGIEGEHYRLNRKQWDYICDYFGVDGIPSYVIVDRDGNARLRNDLRGSGMLEQELSGML; encoded by the coding sequence ATGATAAAATTAAGTCAAACTGTCTTGATGTTCCTGTTCGTGGGCATTCTCGTCGCTTGCCAACCGAGGGAACGGGTGATTGATTACCCGGCCTTTCAGGCTAAAAATTCTGCATCACTTGAGATTTCCCGTATTGTTTTGAATGACTCGGCTACTATTATTTATGCCGATGTCGAGCAATTTCCCGGTGGCTGGGCCCGGGTGGATTCCGGGATCTATATCTTGGCGAACGGGCAAAAGTATCTTGCCTTGAACTCGGAAGGATTGAAGTTGAGCGAGAAATTCGAGATGCGTGATACCGGGTTGCTCTCGTTCAAGTTGTTTTTCCCGCCACTCCCGAGAGGGGTGAATTCGATCGATGTGATCGAGAGCCGGATGAATCTGGGGGGCTGGCATATCTGGGGATTGAATTTGAATCCTGATGTTGAAGTGGCCGCGGTGGCTGTCCCGTCGGACGTGTCTGCCCGGGACTGGAAGGAAGCTACCACGTTGCCACCGGCTGAGTTGAAGACAGGGAAGACGAGGGTGAAGGTGCGTTTATGCGGTTATCGTGATTTGATGGACGGGCGGGATGTCGAGCTTTTCGTGAGCGATATGTTTAGCCCGGGGAAGGAGTTGTCGAAGAGGATAGATCAGGATCACAGTTGTACGTTTGAATTTGATCAGTATTCCACGATGTGTGTTCATTTGAGTAACACGCTTTTCCACACGATGATCGTGCTTGATCCGGGGGATGACGTGGAGGTGTATGTCGATTTGGAAGAGGCAACCCGAAGGGCTTCTCGCTACCAGAAAGACCGGATGAAGGCGCATCGTTTGGCTTACGTGGTCGGGGAAAGTCGATTTATCCCCTTGAATTACGCGTTACAGGATGAGTACGAGGATGGATTTTCCATGTATTCTTTCTATGAGGATATCAACGGGATGAATGCCGACGAGTATATTGCGTACGTGATGAAGCTTTACAGGACCGAGATGGATCGTTTGGCGAATGACAAGGCGCTACCGGATGGGGTACGGAAATACCGGGAGATCGGGGTGAAAGGTTTTGTGATGAGGCTGGTTTGTTCCGGGGAGTCTAATTTGGAAACGGCTTACCGGGAGGCGAATCATATCGGGTGGGATCAACGGGAGATCGATTTCAAGGCCCCGGAGTTCACGGATAAGCATTTCGCGGTGTTGAAGGATTTGGATGTGAATCGGTTGGATATGTTGTACGCTCGTGATTTCCCGTATTGTTTTGATATTGTTGGCTACCGGATTCCGTCGCTGAATCGGTTGGAAAAGATACTGGGGAGTCAAGAAGGATTTTTGATCGATTATTTCAAATTGCAGGGTATTTATGATCAACTGGAGAATATGAAGCCCTTGACAAAAGAGCAACTACGGAATCTAGCTACTATCGATCCTTACTATACGAAGGCTTTTGAACAGGTGAAACGGCAGATCGATGCTAAAGTTGCGGAAAGTAAGGTGAAAGCGGAAAAACGAATCCGGGAGGTGCCGTCGGTGTCTGATAAAAAGCTATTCGATGCGATTATGGCCCGCTATAAGGGGAAAGTGGTGATGGTGGACTTGTGGGCTACGTGGTGCGGACCTTGCCGGGGGGCGATTGCCGCTTTTGAACCCCGGAAGAATAAGTTCAAGGATAAGGATGTCGTTTTCGTGTATATCACGAACGAATCTTCCCCGGAATCCAAATGGTTGGAGATGGTGGCAGGAATCGAGGGGGAGCATTATCGTTTGAATCGTAAACAATGGGATTATATATGTGATTATTTCGGTGTGGACGGGATTCCCTCGTATGTTATTGTTGACCGGGACGGGAATGCCCGGTTGAGAAATGATTTGAGGGGATCGGGGATGTTGGAACAGGAATTGTCGGGGATGCTTTAA
- the rnhA gene encoding ribonuclease HI: MSHNITIYTDGAASGNPGPGGYGVVLMAGPHRKELSEGFRRTTNNRMELLAVIIGLAALRFEGSNVTIYSDSKYVVDAVEKGWVFGWEKTGFKKKKNPDLWRQFLALYRKHRVKFIWVKGHANIPENERCDQLAVAAYKAPNLQIDEYYEAEQNSDEQLFSE; the protein is encoded by the coding sequence ATGTCACATAATATCACGATATACACAGACGGAGCCGCCAGCGGCAACCCCGGACCGGGAGGCTACGGGGTCGTACTCATGGCCGGACCGCATCGTAAAGAACTGTCGGAAGGCTTTCGCCGGACCACGAACAACCGCATGGAATTGCTCGCCGTCATCATCGGGCTTGCCGCCCTGCGCTTCGAAGGAAGCAACGTGACCATCTACTCCGACTCGAAATACGTGGTCGATGCCGTTGAAAAAGGTTGGGTATTCGGTTGGGAAAAGACCGGATTCAAGAAAAAAAAGAACCCAGATCTCTGGCGACAATTCCTCGCCCTTTATCGCAAACACCGCGTGAAATTCATTTGGGTAAAAGGACACGCCAATATCCCGGAAAACGAACGCTGTGACCAGCTCGCCGTGGCCGCCTATAAAGCCCCGAACCTGCAAATCGATGAATATTATGAAGCAGAACAGAATTCTGACGAACAACTTTTTAGTGAATAG
- a CDS encoding NAD-dependent epimerase/dehydratase family protein, whose product MKKILIVGAGGQIGSELVPHLRSIYGNNNVVAADISAEKCKALAEAGPFEELNALDGEGFSAIVKKYNIDTIFNLVALLSATGEKNPKLAWDINIGALTNSLYIAKDNNCAVFTPSSIGAFGNDTPKDKTPQDTLQRSNTTIYGVCKVTGELLSDYYFNRFGVDTRSVRFPGLISYVTLPGGGTTDYAVEIYYDAIRKGSFTCNVKEGTYMDMMYMPDALNAVVQLMEADPSKLKHRNSFNIASMSFEPEQIAAEIRKHLPDFKMDYQIDPVKQAIANSWPNSMDDTCAREEWGWAPKFDLTSMTNDMLIKVKEKFDKGLIK is encoded by the coding sequence ATGAAAAAAATATTAATCGTTGGTGCAGGGGGACAAATCGGTTCCGAACTGGTACCCCACTTGAGATCCATTTATGGAAACAACAATGTAGTGGCAGCTGATATTAGTGCTGAAAAATGTAAAGCATTGGCAGAAGCAGGTCCATTCGAGGAATTGAACGCTCTTGACGGGGAAGGTTTCAGTGCCATCGTGAAAAAATACAATATTGACACCATCTTCAACTTGGTTGCCCTGTTGTCAGCCACGGGAGAAAAGAACCCCAAACTCGCTTGGGACATCAATATTGGTGCTTTAACCAACTCTCTGTACATTGCCAAGGATAACAACTGTGCCGTGTTCACGCCGAGTTCTATCGGGGCTTTCGGGAACGATACCCCAAAAGACAAAACTCCCCAAGACACGCTGCAACGTTCCAACACCACGATTTACGGGGTTTGCAAGGTAACAGGCGAGCTTTTAAGCGACTACTACTTCAACCGTTTCGGTGTTGACACCCGTAGCGTGCGTTTCCCGGGATTGATTTCATACGTGACTCTCCCCGGTGGTGGAACCACGGATTATGCCGTAGAGATCTACTACGACGCCATACGCAAAGGTTCATTCACCTGTAACGTGAAAGAGGGAACCTACATGGACATGATGTACATGCCGGATGCCTTAAACGCGGTTGTACAATTAATGGAAGCTGATCCCAGCAAATTAAAACACCGGAACAGCTTCAACATCGCATCCATGAGCTTCGAACCCGAGCAAATCGCAGCCGAAATCCGCAAGCACCTCCCCGACTTCAAGATGGATTACCAGATTGATCCGGTGAAACAAGCCATCGCCAACAGCTGGCCAAACAGCATGGACGACACTTGCGCCCGCGAAGAATGGGGCTGGGCTCCGAAATTCGACCTTACCAGCATGACAAACGATATGTTGATCAAGGTGAAAGAAAAATTCGACAAAGGATTGATCAAATAA
- a CDS encoding helix-turn-helix domain-containing protein: protein MEEILKINNVDDYNKLYGLETRHPLVSIVDLSQATRWPTQAVFNYGIYALFLKDVKCGDIRYGRQFYDYQDGTIVSFGPGQITGIDMAPGVRPIAHGLLFHPDLIRGTALGQEIRNYTFFSYEVNEALHLSEEERQTIMDCLNKIQAELEHAIDKHSRRLITANIGVLLDYCLRFYDRQFVTRNQQNNDIIVRFERLLDEYFDGPMPQQEGLPSVKYFADKVFLSPNYFGDMIRKQTGKTASEYIQTKVIERAKENLLSSDKTMSEIAYDLGFQYPQHLSRMFKRVAGCTPNEFRAQN from the coding sequence ATGGAAGAGATTCTGAAAATAAACAACGTGGACGACTATAACAAGCTCTACGGATTGGAAACCCGCCACCCGTTAGTCAGCATCGTCGATTTATCACAAGCCACTCGATGGCCCACTCAAGCGGTTTTTAATTACGGCATCTATGCTCTTTTCCTGAAAGACGTCAAATGCGGAGACATCCGCTACGGACGGCAATTCTATGACTATCAGGACGGCACCATCGTCAGTTTCGGCCCGGGACAGATCACCGGGATTGATATGGCACCCGGGGTTCGCCCCATTGCCCACGGACTACTGTTTCATCCCGACCTGATCCGGGGTACGGCACTCGGACAAGAAATTCGTAACTACACGTTTTTCTCCTACGAAGTAAATGAAGCCCTACATCTCTCGGAGGAGGAACGCCAGACCATCATGGATTGCCTGAATAAAATACAGGCAGAACTGGAACACGCCATCGATAAACACAGCCGACGGCTGATCACGGCGAACATTGGCGTGCTATTGGATTATTGTCTCCGCTTCTATGACCGACAATTCGTTACCCGTAACCAGCAAAACAACGACATCATCGTCCGGTTCGAACGCTTGCTGGATGAATATTTCGATGGCCCGATGCCACAACAAGAAGGCCTACCTTCAGTCAAATACTTCGCCGACAAGGTCTTTCTTTCCCCAAATTATTTCGGTGACATGATCCGCAAACAAACCGGAAAAACGGCCTCGGAATACATCCAGACCAAGGTCATCGAACGCGCCAAGGAAAACCTACTCTCCTCGGACAAAACGATGAGCGAAATCGCCTACGATCTAGGATTCCAATATCCCCAGCATTTAAGCCGGATGTTCAAACGGGTGGCCGGATGCACACCCAACGAGTTCCGAGCCCAAAATTGA
- a CDS encoding IS3 family transposase: MTEHLCNSLGYSKQAYYKSLRADRGGEERERYVLSIVQDIRRDMPNLGVNKLWNMLGSNGLPVGRDWLYRLLHLHDLMIKQKKYRVITTDSRAWHRQYPNLVKGLRVTRPNQVWVSDITYLSTSAGFVYLSLVTDAYSRRITGWEVHPTLDSSGPVKALCRALATLPPNFSDKLVHHSDRGGQYCSSLYTGILKEHGIQVSVTQDGSPYDNGIAERVNGILKREWLNDMVLRDIDQARMQVERIIGIYNTRRPHMAIGLKVPDQAHRDKKELFARVMY, from the coding sequence GTGACGGAACACCTTTGCAATTCCCTTGGCTACAGCAAGCAGGCTTATTACAAGAGCCTCCGTGCCGATCGTGGAGGCGAGGAACGCGAGCGTTACGTTCTTTCCATCGTCCAGGATATTCGCCGTGACATGCCTAACCTCGGGGTTAATAAATTGTGGAACATGCTGGGGTCTAACGGGCTTCCCGTCGGTCGGGATTGGCTTTATCGTTTACTTCACCTTCACGATTTAATGATAAAACAGAAGAAGTACCGGGTCATCACGACGGATTCCCGGGCGTGGCATCGCCAGTACCCGAACCTGGTGAAAGGGCTTCGAGTTACCCGCCCCAACCAGGTATGGGTCAGTGATATCACGTACCTGTCAACGAGTGCCGGTTTCGTGTATCTCTCGCTGGTAACCGACGCTTATTCCCGGCGGATCACGGGGTGGGAAGTTCACCCCACCCTGGACTCGTCCGGTCCCGTGAAGGCGTTGTGCCGGGCGTTGGCAACGCTACCTCCCAACTTTAGCGATAAGCTTGTTCATCACTCGGATCGGGGTGGGCAATACTGCTCCTCGCTGTACACCGGGATATTGAAAGAACACGGTATTCAAGTCAGCGTGACACAAGATGGCTCCCCTTACGATAACGGTATCGCCGAGAGAGTGAACGGGATTTTGAAACGGGAATGGTTAAACGATATGGTCTTGAGAGATATTGACCAGGCGAGAATGCAAGTGGAGAGAATCATCGGGATATACAACACCAGAAGACCACACATGGCTATCGGGTTGAAAGTTCCGGACCAGGCACACCGCGATAAAAAAGAGTTATTCGCCAGGGTCATGTATTGA